A part of Anolis sagrei isolate rAnoSag1 chromosome 3, rAnoSag1.mat, whole genome shotgun sequence genomic DNA contains:
- the ING5 gene encoding inhibitor of growth protein 5, with translation MAAAALYLEHYLDSIENLPCELQRNFQLMRELDQRTEDKKAEIDRLAAQYISTVRNLSSEERVEILQKIQNAYAKCKEYSDDKVQLAMQTYEMVDKHIRRLDADLARFEADLKDKLEGSDFENPVTQNLKKGRIPKEKKSSRGRGRRTSEEEAPVKKKPKRRSELADTILSVHPSDVLDMPVDPNEPTYCLCHQVSYGEMIGCDNPDCPIEWFHFACVDLTTKPKGKWFCPRCAQEKKKK, from the exons ATGGCAGCGGCGGCCCTCTACCTGGAGCACTACCTGGACA GCATCGAAAACCTTCCTTGTGAGCTGCAGAGGAACTTCCAACTTATGCGTGAATTGGATCAGAGAACAGAAG ACAAAAAAGCAGAAATCGACCGTCTTGCTGCTCAATACATTTCAACCGTGAGGAATCTCTCGTCGGAAGAACGGGTGGAAATCCTGCAGAAGATCCAGAATGCCTATGCAAAGTGCAAGGAGTATAGCGATGACAAAGTGCAGTTGGCTATGCAGACTTATGAGATG GTAGATAAACACATTCGACGGCTGGATGCTGACTTGGCACGATTTGAAGCAGATTTGAAGGACAAGCTGGAAGGCAGCGACTTTGAAAATCCTGTAACACAAAATTTGAAAA AGGGGAGGAttccaaaggaaaagaaaagctcCCGAGGCCGAGGCCGGAGAACATCTGAGGAAGAGGCTCCAGTGAAAAAGAAACCAAAACGAAG GTCCGAATTAGCTGATACCATCCTGTCAGTTCATCCTTCGGATGTCCTGGACATGCCAGTGGACCCAAACGAACCCACCTATTGCCTGTGCCACCAAGTATCATATGGAGAAATGATTGGCTGCGACAACCCTGAT TGTCCAATTGAATGGTTTCATTTTGCTTGCGTGGACCTTACAACAAAACCCAAAGGGAAATG GTTTTGTCCTCGCTGTgctcaggagaagaagaagaagtag
- the DTYMK gene encoding thymidylate kinase isoform X1, with protein sequence MAGRRGALIVLEGVDRAGKSTQSRRLVEALGARGHRAELLRFPERTTKIGQLISSYLEKKNNLEDHTVHLLFSANRWEQVPLIKEKLNQGITLVVDRYAFSGVAFTGAKENFSLEWCKQPDVGLPKPDVILFLQLNTSEAAKRGDFGTERYENSSFQEKVLQCYYDLMEDKTLNWKVIDASKTIEDLHNEIKSIAEEAMQEAQHKPIGELWK encoded by the exons ATGGCAGGACGGCGCGGGGCATTGATCGTGCTGGAAGGCGTGGACCGCGCGGGGAAAAGCACCCAGAGCCGGAGGTTGGTGGAGGCCCTGGGGGCGAGGGGCCACCGCGCAGAGCTGCTCCGCTTCCCAG aaagaacaacaaaaattggACAACTGATAAGTTCCTATTTGGAAAAGAAGAATAACTTGGAGGATCACACAGTGCATTTACTGTTTTCTGCTAATCGCTGGGAACAAGT gCCATTGATCAAAGAGAAGTTAAACCAGGGTATCACCCTGGTCGTGGACAGATACGCCTTTTCAGGGGTTGCCTTCACAGGTGCTAAAGAG AACTTCTCTTTAGAATGGTGTAAACAACCTGATGTGGGGCTTCCAAAACCAGATGTGATCCTTTTTCTTCAACTGAATACATCTGAAGCAGCCAAACGAGGAGACTTTGGAACTGAGCGATATGAGAACAGCTCTTTTCAAGAGAAAGTTCTGCAGTGCTACTATGATTTGATGGAAGACAAGACTTTGAACTGGAAG GTAATAGATGCGTCAAAGACCATAGAAGATTTACATAATGAAATTAAATCAATTGCAGAAGAGGCCATGCAAGAAGCTCAGCATAAACCTATAGGAGAACTGTGGAAATAG
- the DTYMK gene encoding thymidylate kinase isoform X2 encodes MAGRRGALIVLEGVDRAGKSTQSRRLVEALGARGHRAELLRFPERTTKIGQLISSYLEKKNNLEDHTVHLLFSANRWEQVPLIKEKLNQGITLVVDRYAFSGVAFTGAKENFSLEWCKQPDVGLPKPDVILFLQLNTSEAAKRGDFGTERYENSSFQEKVLQCYYDLMEDKTLNWKE; translated from the exons ATGGCAGGACGGCGCGGGGCATTGATCGTGCTGGAAGGCGTGGACCGCGCGGGGAAAAGCACCCAGAGCCGGAGGTTGGTGGAGGCCCTGGGGGCGAGGGGCCACCGCGCAGAGCTGCTCCGCTTCCCAG aaagaacaacaaaaattggACAACTGATAAGTTCCTATTTGGAAAAGAAGAATAACTTGGAGGATCACACAGTGCATTTACTGTTTTCTGCTAATCGCTGGGAACAAGT gCCATTGATCAAAGAGAAGTTAAACCAGGGTATCACCCTGGTCGTGGACAGATACGCCTTTTCAGGGGTTGCCTTCACAGGTGCTAAAGAG AACTTCTCTTTAGAATGGTGTAAACAACCTGATGTGGGGCTTCCAAAACCAGATGTGATCCTTTTTCTTCAACTGAATACATCTGAAGCAGCCAAACGAGGAGACTTTGGAACTGAGCGATATGAGAACAGCTCTTTTCAAGAGAAAGTTCTGCAGTGCTACTATGATTTGATGGAAGACAAGACTTTGAACTGGAAG GAATAG
- the ATG4B gene encoding cysteine protease ATG4B has protein sequence MDAATLTYDTLRFEYEDFPETKEPVWILGRKYSVLTEKEEILLDVTSRLWFTYRKNFPAIGGTGPTSDTGWGCMLRCGQMIFAQALICRHLGRDWRWSKGKKQTDSYYNVLNAFIDKKDSYYSIHQIAQMGVGEGKSIGQWYGPNTVAQVLRKLASFDTWSSLAVHIAMDNTVVMEEIRRLCKPSCPCPGASAFPAAEPDFLSNGYPEGAECTDRLLLWKPLVLLIPLRLGLTDINEAYIETLKHCFMMPQSLGVIGGKPNSAHYFIGYVGEELIYLDPHTTQPAVEPMDSCYIPDESFHCQHPPCRMSIAELDPSIAVGFFCNNEEDFNDWCQRIKKLSLIRGALPMFELVEHQPSHFSSPDVLNLTPDSSDADRLERFFDSEDEDFEILSL, from the exons CTACTCTCACATATGATACACTCAGGTTTGAGTATGAAGACTTTCCAGAGACCAAAGAACCAGTTTGGATCTTGGGGAGAAAATACAGTGTATTAACAG aaAAAGAAGAGATTTTGTTGGATGTGACTTCTCGCCTCTGGTTCACATACAGAAAAAACTTCCCAGCAATTG GGGGAACAGGCCCTACCTCTGACACTGGTTGGGGCTGCATGTTAAGGTGCGGCCAGATGATCTTTGCTCAGGCCTTGATCTGCAGACACTTAGGCAGAG ATTGGAGGTGGTCGAAAGGGAAGAAACAAACAGACAGCTATTACAATGTCCTTAATGCCTTCATTGACAAAAAAGACAGCTACTACTCAATTCACCAAATAG CCCAGATGGGAGTTGGAGAGGGGAAATCCATAGGCCAGTGGTATGGACCAAATACAGTTGCACAAGTACTCAG AAAACTTGCCAGTTTTGATACATGGAGCTCCTTGGCAGTGCACATAGCCATGGACAATACTGTTGTGATGGAGGAGATAA GGAGGTTGTGTAAACCCAGCTGTCCATGTCCTGGAGCTTCAGCATTTCCTGCTGCAGAGCCAGACTTCCTTTCCAATGGGTATCCAGAGGGAGCAGAATGTACAGACAGGCTATTGCTCTGGAAACCTTTAGTGCTGCTGATACCACTTCGCCTTGGGCTCACAGATATCAACGAAGCCTATATTGAAACACTGAAG CATTGTTTTATGATGCCTCAGTCTTTAGGAGTCATTGGAGGAAAACCTAATAGTGCTCATTATTTCATTGGATATGTAG GTGAAGAGCTAATCTATCTCGACCCACACACCACTCAACCTGCAGTGGAGCCCATGGACAGTTGTTACATCCCTGATGAGAGTTTCCACTGCCAGCATCCGCCCTGCAGAATGAGCATTGCAGAGCTTGATCCTTCCATTGCAGTG GGCTTCTTTTGCAACAATGAGGAAGACTTCAATGACTGGTGTCAACGAATAAAAAAG TTGTCATTAATTAGAGGAGCCCTGCCAATGTTTGAACTAGTAGAACATCAGCCTTCACACTTCTCTAGCCCTGATGTTTTGAATCTCACTCCAG ACTCTTCTGATGCTGACAGGCTGGAAAGATTCTTTGATTCAGAAGATGAAGATTTTGAAATCCTATCTCTTTAA